A single region of the Gorilla gorilla gorilla isolate KB3781 chromosome 1, NHGRI_mGorGor1-v2.1_pri, whole genome shotgun sequence genome encodes:
- the SHISAL2A gene encoding protein shisa-like-2A — protein MSGACTSYVSAEQEVVRGFSCPRPGGEAAAVFCCGFRDHKYCCDDPHSFFPYEHSYMWWLSIGALIGLSVAAVVLLAFIVTACVLCYLFISSKPHTKLDLGLSLQTAGPEEVSPDCQGVNTGMAAEVPRVSPLQQSYSCLNPQLESNEGQAVNSKRLLHHCFMATVTTSDIPGSPEEASVPNPDLCGPVP, from the exons ATGAGCGGCGCCTGCACGAGCTACGTGAGCGCAGAGCAGGAGGTGGTGCGCGGCTTCAGCTGCCCGCGGCCGGGGGGCGAGGCGGCCGCTGTCTTCTGCTGCGGCTTCCGCGACCACAAGTACTGCTGCGACGACCCGCACAGCTTCTTCCCCTACGAGCACAGCTACATGTGGTGGCTCAG CATTGGCGCTCTCATAGGCCTGTCTGTAGCAGCAGTGGTTCTTCTCGCCTTCATTGTTACCGCCTGTGTGCTCTGCTACCTGTTCATCAGCTCTAAGCCCCACACAAAGTTGGACCTGGGCTTGAGCTTACAGACAGCAG GCCCTGAGGAGGTTTCTCCTGACTGCCAAGGTGTGAACACAGGCATGGCAGCAGAAGTGCCAAGAGTGAGCCCTCTCCAGCAGAGTTACTCCTGCTTGAACCCACAGCTGGAGAGCAATGAGGGGCAGGCTGTGAACTCCAAACGCCTCCTCCATCATTGCTTCATGGCCACAGTGACCACCAGTGACATTCCAGGCAGCCCTGAGGAAGCCTCTGTACCCAACCCTGACCTATGTGGACCAGTCccataa